One segment of Eschrichtius robustus isolate mEscRob2 chromosome 3, mEscRob2.pri, whole genome shotgun sequence DNA contains the following:
- the HJV gene encoding hemojuvelin, whose translation MGDPGQSPSPWSPHGSPPTLSILTLLLLLCGHAHSQCKILRCNAEYVSSTLSLRGGGSPGALRGGGRGGGVGSSGLCRALRSYALCTRRTARTCRGDLAFHSAVHGIEDLMIQHNCSRQGPTAPPPPRGPALPGADPVRSSGPPAPDPCDYEGRFFRLNGQPPGFLHCASFGDPHVRSFHHHFHTCRVQGAWPLLDNDFLFVQATSSPVASGANATTTRKLTIIFKNMQECIDQKVYQAEVDNLPAAFEDGSINGGDRPGGSSLSIRTANPGSHVEIRAAYIGTTIIIRQTAGQLSFSIKVAEDVARAFSAEQDLQLCVGGCPPSQRLSRSERSRRGAITIDTARQLCKEGLPVEDAYFHSCVFDVLISGDPNFTVAAQAALEDARAFLPDLEKLHLFPSDAGVPLSSATLLAPLLSGVFVLWLCIQ comes from the exons ATGGGGGATCCAGGCCAGTCCCCTAGTCCCTGGTCCCCCCATGGCAGTCCCCCAACTCTAAGCATTCTCACTCTCCTGCTGCTCCTCTGTGGACATG CTCATTCTCAGTGCAAGATCCTCCGCTGCAATGCTGAGTATGTATCTTCCACTCTGAGCCTTAGAGGTGGGGGTTCACCAGGAGCCCTTCGAGGAGGAGgccggggtggaggggtgggctcCAGCGGCCTCTGCCGAGCCCTCCGCTCCTACGCGCTCTGCACTCGGCGCACGGCCCGCACCTGCCGCGGGGACCTCGCCTTCCATTCTGCTGTGCACGGCATCGAAGACCTGATGATCCAGCACAACTGCTCCCGCCAGGGCCCCacggcccctcccccaccccggggcCCAGCCCTTCCAGGCGCAGACCCGGTGCGCTCCTCTGGTCCCCCAGCCCCGGACCCCTGTGACTATGAAGGCCGGTTTTTCCGGCTGAACGGTCAGCCCCCAGGCTTCTTGCATTGCGCCTCCTTCGGGGACCCTCACGTGCGCAGCTTCCATCACCACTTTCACACGTGCCGTGTCCAAGGAGCTTGGCCCTTGCTGGATAATGACTTCCTTTTTGTCCAGGCCACCAGCTCCCCCGTGGCATCGGGGGCCAACGCCACCACCACCCGGAAG CTCACCATTATATTTAAGAACATGCAGGAATGCATTGATCAGAAGGTCTACCAGGCTGAGGTGGACAATCTTCCCGCAGCCTTTGAAGATGGTTCTATCAATGGCGGTGACCGACCTGGGGGCTCAAGTTTATCCATTCGAACTGCTAACCCTGGGAGCCATGTGGAGATCCGAGCTGCCTACATTGGCACAACTATAATCATTCGGCAGACAGCTGGGCAGCTCTCCTTCTCCATCAAAGTAGCAGAGGATGTGGCCAGGGCCTTCTCAGCTGAGCAGGATCTGCAGCTCTGTGTTGGGGGATGCCCTCCAAGTCAGCGACTCTCACGCTCAGAGCGCAGTCGTCGGGGAGCTATAACCATTGATACTGCCAGACAGCTGTGCAAGGAAGGGCTGCCAGTTGAAGACGCTTACTTCCATTCCTGTGTCTTTGATGTTTTAATCTCTGGTGACCCCAACTTTACTGTGGCAGCTCAGGCAGCTCTGGAGGATGCCCGAGCCTTCCTGCCAGACTTGGAAAAACTACACCTCTTCCCCTCGGATGCTGGGGTTCCTCTTTCCTCAGCCACCCTCCTAGCCCCACTCCTTTCTGGGGTCTTTGTTCTGTGGCTTTGCATTCAATAA